Part of the Kitasatospora sp. NBC_00374 genome is shown below.
GCGGGTGGCGTTGTAGTCGGCCTCGCACTCGGCCAGGGTGACCTGGACGCGGAAGCTGTCGGACCAGGCGGTGCCGGTCATCCGGTCGACCCGGGTGAGGGCGGTCTCCCGGGCGTGGTCGAGTGCCGCGCGCGCCACCCCGAGCGGCACCCCGCACATGCTGCGGGTGAAGGCGTCCGGCTGGGCGAGCGGGCCGGGCCGCCCGTGGACGGTGGAGAAGGTGTAGGTGTGCTCCTCGGGGACGAACACGTCGGTGACGGTGTAGTCGCAACTGCCGCTGCCGCACAGGCCGGTGGTGTGCCAGTTGTCGATCGGGACGACCTCCGCCCGGGGCACCATGAACTGGCGGGACTCGTGCGGGTTGCTGCCGTCCGGGCTGGCGTAGGGCTCGCCGTCCTGGTAGACGAAGGCGCCCGAGGTCACCCAGTCGCAGTGGCCGATCCCGCTGCCGAAGGACCAGCGGCCGCTCAGCCGGAAGCCGCCGGGGACGCGCTCGGCCCGCCCGGACGGCTGGAGCAGCCCGGCGGTGATCATGTCCGGCCGGGGGAACATCTCCTTGGCGACGGCCTGGTCCAGGAAGTTGCTGTAGATCCCGGTGTTGGCCCCGATCACCCCGCACCAGGCGGCGGAGGCGTCCCCGTAGGCGAGCGCCTCGACCACCTCCGTCTGTTCGAGTGAGGTCAGCTCCAGCCCGCCCCACTCCCGGTTGAAGCACATCCGGAAGATGCCGGTGCCGCGCAGCAGTTCCACCACGTCGGCGGGCAGCCGCCGGGCCTGCTCGATCTCGTCCGCCCGCGCCCGCAGGACGGGCGCCAGCGCCTTCGCCCGGGCCAGGAGTTCGGCCGCGGTGGTGGGTGCCTCGGTGCCCGGAGTCCCGGTCAAGGTCATGTCATCGCCCCTCAGCTGATTGGTCACGCCGGTCGGTCACTCGGTCTCCGGTACGGGACGGCCTACTTGACGAGGCCGAGGCTGATCCGGAACCTGGGAGTCCCGCCCAGCAGGTAGGCGCCGACCGACTCCAGGACGGCGTCCTGGGCGGTGAGGTTCTGGCACATGGTCGTGGTGTCGCGCAGCCAGCGGTCCATGGGTGAGGTGCGGCTGATGGACCAGGTCTGGAGCAGGTCGTAGAGCCGGTTGACGATGGAGCGGGAGGTGCGGAAGGCGTGCAGCCAGGCGAGTGGTGAGGCGGCGCGTTCGTCGGGGGTGAGGTCGTCGAGGGTGCCGCCGGCGGCGAGGACCTCCCATTGGCGGCGCATGCTGCCGTAGACGCCGTTGCGGGTGGCGTTGTAGTCGGCCTCGCACTCGGCCAGGGTGACCTGGACGCGGAAGCTGTCGGACCAGGCGGTGCCGGTCATCCGGTCGACCCGGGTGAGGGCGGTCTCCCGGGCGTGGTCGAGTGCCGCGCGCGCCACCCCGAGCGGCACCCCGCACAGCGCGCGCATGAAGGACTCCGGCTGGGCCAGCGGACTGCGCCGGCCACGCACTTCGTAGAAGGTGAAGGTGTGCTCCTCGGGGACGAACACGTCGGTGATGGTGTAGTCGCAACTGCCCGTCCCGCACAGGCCGGTGGTGTGCCAGTTGTCGACCGTCTCGACCTGGTCGCAGGGCACGATGAACTGCCGGGACTCGTGCGGGTTGCTGCCGTCCGGGCTGGCGTAGGGCTCGCCGTCCTGGTAGACGAAGGCGCCCGAGGTCACCCAGTCGCTGTGGCCGATCCCGCTGCCGAAGGACCAGCGGCCGCTCAGCCGGAAGCCTCCGGGGACGCGCTCGGCCCGCCCGGCCGGGGCGAGCACCCCGGCGGTGATCATGTCCAGGCTGGGGTAGATCTCCTTGACCACCCGCTGGTCC
Proteins encoded:
- a CDS encoding acyl-CoA dehydrogenase family protein, whose amino-acid sequence is MTLTGTPGTEAPTTAAELLARAKALAPVLRARADEIEQARRLPADVVELLRGTGIFRMCFNREWGGLELTSLEQTEVVEALAYGDASAAWCGVIGANTGIYSNFLDQAVAKEMFPRPDMITAGLLQPSGRAERVPGGFRLSGRWSFGSGIGHCDWVTSGAFVYQDGEPYASPDGSNPHESRQFMVPRAEVVPIDNWHTTGLCGSGSCDYTVTDVFVPEEHTYTFSTVHGRPGPLAQPDAFTRSMCGVPLGVARAALDHARETALTRVDRMTGTAWSDSFRVQVTLAECEADYNATRNGVYGSMRRQWEVLAAGGTLDDLTPDERAASPLAWLHAFRTSRSIVNRLYDLLQTWSISRTSPMDRWLRDTTTMCQHLIAQDRILQSAGAYLVGGRPEFGISLGIV
- a CDS encoding acyl-CoA dehydrogenase family protein, whose protein sequence is MTTTQTPGAEAPTTAAEILARAKALAPVLRARADEIEQARRLPADVVELLRGTGIFRMGFGREWGGPELTSMEQTQVVEALAYGDASAAWCGVIGANTGLLGNFLDQRVVKEIYPSLDMITAGVLAPAGRAERVPGGFRLSGRWSFGSGIGHSDWVTSGAFVYQDGEPYASPDGSNPHESRQFIVPCDQVETVDNWHTTGLCGTGSCDYTITDVFVPEEHTFTFYEVRGRRSPLAQPESFMRALCGVPLGVARAALDHARETALTRVDRMTGTAWSDSFRVQVTLAECEADYNATRNGVYGSMRRQWEVLAAGGTLDDLTPDERAASPLAWLHAFRTSRSIVNRLYDLLQTWSISRTSPMDRWLRDTTTMCQNLTAQDAVLESVGAYLLGGTPRFRISLGLVK